The proteins below come from a single Anderseniella sp. Alg231-50 genomic window:
- the coaA gene encoding type I pantothenate kinase, producing the protein MDQNTSRLSPYRIFTRTEWAKLRADTPLTLTAAEVEELRGVNDRVNLDEVVAIYLPLSRLLNLYVAASQDLFSVTQNFLGGNNHKVPYIIGIAGSVAGGKSTTARILRGLLARWPNHPKVALLPTDGFLLPNAVLEREGLMNRKGFPESYDLPVLLKFLSDIKAGNHNVRAPVYSHFSYDIEPGKHITIDQPDILIVEGLNVLQTGRPPRDGKAIPYVSDYFDFSIFIDADENDLRTWYVNRFFSFRETAFADPKSYFHRYSKLSDVEAQETATRIWETVNLANLRENVLPTRQRADLILRKGPDHLINSVYLRKL; encoded by the coding sequence ATGGATCAGAACACATCACGGCTTTCTCCGTATCGGATCTTTACACGAACCGAATGGGCGAAACTCCGCGCCGATACGCCGCTGACCCTGACGGCTGCCGAGGTCGAGGAACTGCGCGGTGTAAATGATCGCGTGAACCTGGATGAAGTGGTGGCCATCTACCTGCCGTTGTCGCGCTTGCTGAACCTCTATGTCGCGGCCAGCCAGGACCTGTTTTCGGTGACGCAGAACTTTCTCGGCGGCAACAATCACAAGGTTCCCTATATTATCGGCATTGCCGGCAGTGTGGCCGGCGGCAAGAGCACGACCGCCAGGATCCTGCGCGGGCTGCTGGCGCGCTGGCCCAATCATCCGAAAGTGGCGCTCCTGCCGACAGACGGGTTTCTGCTGCCCAATGCCGTGCTGGAACGTGAAGGCCTGATGAACCGTAAAGGCTTTCCCGAAAGCTATGACCTGCCTGTTCTCTTGAAGTTCCTGTCGGACATCAAGGCCGGCAACCACAATGTGCGCGCACCGGTCTACTCGCACTTCAGCTATGACATTGAACCGGGCAAGCACATTACCATTGACCAGCCGGACATACTGATTGTCGAGGGTCTCAACGTATTGCAGACAGGCCGGCCACCACGTGACGGCAAGGCCATACCGTACGTGTCGGACTATTTTGACTTCTCGATCTTCATCGATGCCGATGAAAACGATTTGCGCACCTGGTACGTCAACAGGTTCTTCTCGTTTCGTGAAACCGCATTTGCGGATCCCAAGTCATACTTTCACAGGTATTCGAAACTGTCGGATGTGGAAGCCCAGGAAACCGCCACCCGCATCTGGGAAACCGTCAACCTGGCAAACTTGCGCGAAAATGTGCTGCCGACGCGACAGCGTGCCGACCTGATATTGCGCAAGGGCCCGGATCACCTGATCAATTCTGTCTACCTGCGCAAGCTCTAG
- a CDS encoding PfkB family carbohydrate kinase — MPQKNVDVLGIGNAIVDVIARHDDAFLDDNALEKGSMLLIDEDGALSLYDKIGPATEISGGSAANTIAGVTSLGGSAGYIGKVATDQIGDVFAHDIRAAGVSFDTPALDGGPQTARCIVIVTPDGQRTMSTYLGACAMLGPDDVSENEVASATITYLEGYLWDRPNAKDAFRKAAQLASENQRQVALTLSDSFCVDRHRESFLSLIRDGVDILFANEAEILSLYETSSLQEAMSAVAQDCSLAAITRSEKGSAIVSGSTVTEVAAQPVSQVVDTTGAGDLYASGFLFGQAHNKPVAECARLGHVAAAEIISHIGARPQVDLRSLV; from the coding sequence ATGCCGCAGAAAAATGTAGATGTCCTTGGAATTGGCAACGCGATTGTCGATGTGATCGCCCGCCATGACGACGCATTTCTCGACGACAACGCCCTGGAAAAGGGTTCGATGCTGCTGATCGATGAAGATGGCGCCCTGTCCCTGTATGACAAGATCGGACCGGCCACCGAGATTTCCGGCGGGTCCGCTGCAAACACGATTGCAGGCGTTACCTCACTGGGCGGATCGGCCGGATACATCGGCAAGGTCGCGACCGACCAGATCGGTGATGTGTTCGCCCATGACATTCGCGCAGCCGGGGTAAGTTTCGACACACCTGCTCTCGATGGCGGACCGCAGACGGCGCGCTGTATCGTGATCGTGACGCCGGACGGGCAACGAACCATGTCCACCTATCTGGGCGCCTGTGCCATGCTGGGTCCGGACGATGTCAGCGAAAACGAAGTGGCGTCCGCCACCATCACCTACCTGGAAGGCTATCTCTGGGACCGGCCCAACGCCAAGGATGCGTTCAGAAAGGCCGCACAACTGGCTTCGGAAAACCAGCGCCAGGTGGCTCTTACCCTGTCGGATTCGTTTTGCGTGGACCGGCATCGCGAAAGCTTCCTGTCCCTGATCCGCGACGGCGTCGATATCCTGTTCGCCAACGAGGCGGAAATCCTCTCGCTGTACGAAACATCAAGCCTGCAGGAGGCCATGTCGGCGGTGGCGCAGGATTGCTCGCTGGCGGCCATCACGCGGTCGGAAAAAGGCAGCGCCATTGTGAGCGGAAGCACGGTAACGGAAGTCGCCGCACAACCGGTCAGCCAGGTAGTGGATACCACCGGTGCCGGTGACCTGTACGCTTCCGGGTTTCTGTTCGGGCAGGCTCACAACAAACCGGTGGCAGAATGTGCCCGGCTTGGACATGTGGCAGCAGCTGAAATCATCTCGCATATCGGCGCGAGACCGCAGGTGGACCTCAGATCCCTGGTCTAG
- a CDS encoding helix-turn-helix domain-containing protein, which produces MTPFGQKIRALRKERGVTMKQMAQAIGVSAPYLSALENGKRGLPSWYLVQRIIAYFNIIWDEAEDIAELARLSHPRAVIDTSGLSPRATELANRLADSISRLSEDDLQRHLLLLDQADPSDEKS; this is translated from the coding sequence ATGACGCCGTTTGGACAAAAGATTCGCGCCTTGCGAAAAGAACGCGGCGTCACCATGAAGCAGATGGCGCAGGCCATCGGTGTCAGTGCGCCGTATCTGTCGGCACTTGAAAACGGCAAGCGCGGCCTGCCCAGCTGGTACCTGGTTCAGCGTATCATTGCCTATTTCAACATCATCTGGGACGAGGCGGAAGATATTGCCGAACTGGCGCGCCTGTCACACCCGCGTGCCGTCATTGACACATCCGGCCTGTCGCCCAGGGCAACCGAGCTCGCCAACCGTCTTGCAGACAGCATTTCGCGGCTGAGCGAAGACGACCTGCAACGGCATTTGCTATTGCTCGACCAGGCCGATCCCTCAGACGAAAAATCCTAG
- a CDS encoding DUF2244 domain-containing protein encodes MQSAPITIELYPYRSLSRKGFIILMSCIAAVSFIAGLAFLLMGAWPVFGFFGLDVALIWWAIKRNYRDAECQENICISDAEVTITRMKARKPDQTQKLVRAWAKVRLEEDAERELIGRLFLSSREMVTEVGSFLAPYDRKSLAITLKEILARPRI; translated from the coding sequence GTGCAGTCAGCTCCTATTACCATTGAACTGTATCCTTATCGATCCCTGTCGCGGAAGGGTTTCATCATTTTGATGTCCTGTATCGCCGCGGTCAGTTTCATTGCCGGGCTGGCCTTCCTGCTGATGGGCGCGTGGCCGGTGTTCGGTTTCTTCGGGCTTGACGTGGCGCTGATCTGGTGGGCGATAAAGCGCAATTACCGTGATGCGGAATGCCAGGAGAATATCTGCATCAGCGATGCGGAAGTGACCATTACCAGGATGAAGGCGCGCAAACCCGATCAGACCCAGAAGCTTGTCCGGGCATGGGCAAAGGTTCGCCTGGAGGAGGATGCCGAGCGCGAGCTGATCGGTCGCCTGTTTCTGTCGTCACGCGAAATGGTGACGGAGGTCGGCAGTTTTCTGGCCCCTTACGACCGGAAGTCCCTGGCGATAACACTGAAAGAAATACTCGCCCGGCCGCGTATTTGA
- the hisA gene encoding 1-(5-phosphoribosyl)-5-[(5-phosphoribosylamino)methylideneamino]imidazole-4-carboxamide isomerase, whose product MILFPAIDLKDGQCVRLKLGDMEQATVFADDPAAQARTFQAQGFEYLHLVDLNGAFAGTSVNGDAVEAILDAVSIPVQLGGGIRDLDAIAGWLDKGIARVILGTLAVRDPELVRRACREFPGRVAVGIDAKGGHVAVEGWAESSTLSVLDLASKFEDAGVAAIIYTDIDRDGILAGLNITSTLELAAATSIPVIASGGLASMEDINRLTQEDCAVLEGAISGRALYDGRIDPALALQTLKGAAHA is encoded by the coding sequence ATGATTCTTTTTCCTGCGATTGACCTCAAGGATGGCCAGTGTGTCCGCCTGAAACTGGGCGATATGGAACAGGCGACGGTATTTGCCGACGATCCCGCCGCCCAGGCCCGGACGTTCCAGGCGCAAGGGTTCGAATACCTGCATCTGGTGGACCTTAACGGTGCTTTTGCCGGCACCTCGGTCAACGGTGACGCCGTTGAGGCGATATTGGACGCCGTTTCCATTCCGGTTCAGCTTGGCGGCGGCATCCGTGATCTGGATGCGATTGCCGGCTGGCTTGACAAGGGTATTGCCCGGGTCATTCTGGGCACGCTCGCGGTTCGTGATCCTGAACTGGTGCGTCGGGCCTGCAGGGAATTTCCCGGACGCGTTGCGGTCGGTATTGACGCCAAGGGTGGTCACGTCGCGGTTGAGGGCTGGGCGGAAAGTTCCACCTTGAGTGTTCTCGACCTGGCGTCCAAGTTTGAGGACGCCGGTGTTGCCGCCATCATCTACACCGACATCGATCGTGACGGCATTCTGGCTGGTTTGAACATAACGTCCACGCTGGAACTGGCGGCCGCAACCAGCATTCCGGTCATTGCCAGCGGTGGATTGGCGTCCATGGAAGATATCAACCGTTTGACACAGGAAGATTGTGCCGTGCTGGAAGGCGCGATCAGCGGGCGTGCCTTGTATGACGGCCGCATTGACCCTGCACTGGCATTGCAGACCCTGAAAGGTGCAGCTCATGCTTAA
- the hisH gene encoding imidazole glycerol phosphate synthase subunit HisH, producing the protein MRVAIIDYGSGNLRSAQKSFERAASTLDNSASIELVDTPEQLAGADRVVLPGVGAYRDCHDGIHAIDGMWQAIEEHCTARARPFLGICVGMQLMATRGLEHTVTPGFGWIKGEVDRIDVGDADLKIPHMGWNTLDVTQPHALLSGIETGSGGQHAYFVHSYHLRADKDADVVATARYGEPITAVVANGNMAGTQFHPEKSQTLGLAFISNFLTWAP; encoded by the coding sequence ATGCGGGTTGCTATCATTGATTACGGCTCAGGTAACCTGCGCTCGGCCCAGAAGTCGTTCGAGCGGGCAGCGTCTACGCTTGATAACTCTGCCAGCATTGAACTGGTTGACACACCGGAACAACTGGCCGGTGCCGACAGGGTAGTGCTGCCGGGCGTCGGCGCCTACCGCGATTGCCACGACGGCATTCATGCCATTGACGGCATGTGGCAGGCCATTGAGGAACACTGCACCGCTAGAGCCCGGCCCTTCCTTGGGATTTGCGTCGGCATGCAGTTGATGGCCACGCGCGGTCTTGAACATACTGTGACACCGGGTTTCGGCTGGATAAAGGGCGAGGTTGACCGGATTGACGTTGGCGACGCCGACCTCAAGATTCCGCACATGGGCTGGAACACGCTGGATGTTACGCAACCGCACGCGCTGTTGAGCGGTATCGAAACCGGCTCCGGCGGCCAGCACGCCTATTTCGTGCATTCCTACCACCTGCGCGCCGACAAGGATGCGGATGTTGTTGCGACAGCCCGGTACGGAGAGCCGATCACGGCAGTGGTTGCAAACGGCAATATGGCGGGAACGCAGTTCCATCCGGAAAAGAGCCAGACGCTTGGCCTGGCCTTTATCTCCAATTTTCTCACCTGGGCTCCTTAG
- the hisB gene encoding imidazoleglycerol-phosphate dehydratase HisB, with amino-acid sequence MRKASIARKTNETDVSVEVNLDGTGKRSIATGIGFLDHMLDQLSRHSLIDMTIKTVGDLHIDMHHTAEDTGIALGQAISKALGDRRGIRRYGHCYLAMDEALSRASIDVSGRPFLVWRTEFSADKVGEVDTELFREFFQAFAHNAGMTLHVETLYGVNNHHIAESCFKAVARALRDCLEIDPRMPDVVPSTKGTLGGEE; translated from the coding sequence ATGCGAAAAGCCAGTATAGCACGCAAGACCAATGAGACCGATGTCAGCGTTGAGGTTAACCTTGATGGAACCGGTAAACGTTCGATTGCGACCGGCATAGGCTTTCTCGATCACATGCTCGACCAGCTGTCGCGTCATTCGTTGATCGATATGACCATCAAGACTGTCGGTGACCTGCATATCGACATGCATCACACCGCCGAAGATACCGGTATTGCGCTGGGCCAGGCCATATCGAAGGCTTTGGGCGACCGCCGCGGTATCCGCCGGTATGGCCACTGCTATCTGGCTATGGACGAGGCACTGTCACGCGCCAGCATCGATGTCTCTGGCAGGCCGTTTCTGGTATGGCGTACCGAGTTCAGCGCCGACAAGGTCGGCGAAGTGGACACCGAACTGTTCCGCGAGTTCTTCCAGGCTTTTGCCCACAATGCCGGTATGACCTTGCACGTTGAAACCCTGTATGGTGTCAACAATCACCATATTGCGGAAAGCTGCTTCAAGGCTGTTGCGCGTGCGCTGCGGGACTGCCTTGAAATTGACCCGCGCATGCCCGACGTTGTTCCTTCGACCAAGGGAACGCTGGGCGGAGAAGAGTGA
- a CDS encoding Smr/MutS family protein, giving the protein MKKSGRTTHGSRAGQLRDDDHEVWEQVTRTVKPLNRLPYVRPVTEAKPALPVAQYERTGKPVSKPADPVRKAARAIARQAIQSQLHNNLDRRHKQKLSRGNVDIDARLDLHGHSVERARMALLGFLQSSRERGDRNVLVITGKGASPFTRHTLHSADVFQAPERQGRLRAEFPRWMQQREFSSHIVGFQPAHPRHGGGGAFYVRLKRKAGRS; this is encoded by the coding sequence ATGAAAAAATCCGGCAGGACCACACACGGCTCCCGCGCCGGCCAGTTGAGAGACGATGATCACGAGGTCTGGGAACAGGTTACCCGGACCGTCAAGCCACTCAACAGACTGCCCTATGTAAGGCCGGTGACGGAAGCCAAGCCGGCACTACCGGTTGCACAATATGAGCGAACCGGAAAGCCTGTATCCAAACCCGCAGATCCGGTCCGCAAGGCCGCCCGCGCCATTGCCAGGCAGGCAATTCAGTCGCAATTGCACAACAACCTGGACAGGCGGCACAAACAGAAACTGTCGCGCGGCAATGTCGATATTGATGCGCGACTGGATTTGCACGGTCACTCCGTGGAGCGGGCGCGGATGGCGCTGTTGGGGTTTTTGCAGTCATCGCGTGAGCGTGGTGATCGTAATGTGCTGGTCATTACCGGCAAGGGTGCATCTCCGTTCACCCGGCATACATTGCATTCGGCGGACGTCTTTCAGGCGCCGGAACGTCAGGGGCGGTTGCGAGCCGAGTTTCCACGCTGGATGCAGCAGCGGGAATTTTCATCCCACATTGTCGGGTTTCAGCCGGCGCATCCACGCCACGGCGGCGGCGGTGCTTTTTATGTCCGCCTGAAGCGGAAGGCTGGCCGGTCATGA
- a CDS encoding DUF2628 domain-containing protein: protein MLTYTAHSKQDPPQQDHAEDTKGVVFVKDGFSWPAFFIPFFWMLWHRLWLPLVGYLVAVGLVVLAGYAFSWPDNLTSGMGILVNLFAGLEGNNFRRRALAKRGFEEVADIVAGNGEEASYRFFTARLSDQNG, encoded by the coding sequence ATGCTGACTTATACTGCCCACAGTAAACAGGACCCGCCGCAACAGGACCACGCGGAAGACACCAAGGGCGTTGTCTTCGTCAAGGACGGGTTTTCCTGGCCAGCGTTCTTCATACCGTTTTTCTGGATGTTGTGGCATCGCCTGTGGTTGCCGCTTGTCGGCTACCTGGTCGCAGTCGGCCTGGTTGTGCTGGCCGGATATGCATTTTCCTGGCCTGACAACCTGACCAGCGGCATGGGCATTCTGGTCAATCTGTTTGCCGGTCTTGAAGGCAACAATTTCCGGCGCCGGGCGCTGGCCAAACGGGGCTTCGAAGAAGTTGCCGATATTGTCGCTGGCAACGGAGAAGAAGCTTCCTACCGGTTTTTCACTGCACGGCTTTCAGATCAGAACGGATAG
- a CDS encoding EI24 domain-containing protein yields MIASTFRAMRDVLSPEFRSILWKAIGLTLLVFVGVLAALWVGSAALLVLPWPWLDEVIAGAASLVLLVVFFFLMAPVTAIFAGLFLDTAADIVEVHHYSGDPKGNPPSAWSSALMGLQFGLLVLAVNILVLPTVFFGIGVAIMLMANAYLLGREYFTMVAMRHMPRRQAANLRKINAGRVWAAGLVPAGLALVPFLNILVPLFSTSYFVHIFKKIAMDQRTA; encoded by the coding sequence ATGATTGCCTCAACATTCCGTGCCATGCGTGATGTTCTTTCACCTGAGTTTCGTTCGATCCTGTGGAAGGCCATTGGATTGACGCTGCTGGTGTTCGTCGGTGTGCTGGCGGCGTTATGGGTCGGCAGTGCGGCATTGCTGGTATTGCCCTGGCCGTGGCTCGACGAGGTTATTGCCGGCGCGGCAAGTCTTGTTCTGCTGGTGGTGTTTTTCTTCCTGATGGCGCCGGTAACGGCAATCTTTGCCGGACTGTTTCTGGATACCGCCGCAGACATAGTTGAAGTCCACCATTATTCCGGCGACCCCAAGGGCAATCCGCCGTCCGCATGGTCGTCGGCCCTGATGGGTCTGCAGTTCGGATTGCTGGTCCTGGCGGTCAACATACTGGTGCTGCCAACCGTGTTCTTCGGTATCGGTGTGGCCATCATGCTGATGGCCAATGCCTACCTGCTGGGACGGGAATATTTCACCATGGTCGCCATGCGGCATATGCCGAGACGGCAGGCTGCAAATTTGAGGAAGATCAATGCAGGCCGTGTCTGGGCTGCGGGGCTGGTGCCTGCCGGTCTTGCCCTGGTCCCGTTCCTGAATATCCTGGTCCCGTTGTTTTCAACGTCTTATTTCGTCCATATTTTCAAGAAGATAGCGATGGACCAGAGGACCGCATGA
- a CDS encoding phosphoribosyl-ATP diphosphatase, whose protein sequence is MQTLDKLQTLARLEAIIASRAAAADGENSYTAGLLAAGPEKCARKFGEEAIELILASQGRDANHTTAEAADVVYHMLVLLKATGISLEQVMDELDSRFSQSGLEEKASRNPG, encoded by the coding sequence ATGCAGACGCTGGACAAGTTGCAGACACTGGCCCGCCTGGAGGCAATCATTGCGTCACGGGCTGCTGCGGCCGATGGAGAAAACTCCTACACTGCGGGACTGCTGGCCGCCGGACCGGAAAAATGCGCCCGCAAATTCGGTGAAGAAGCCATTGAACTGATACTTGCATCGCAAGGCAGGGATGCAAATCACACAACAGCGGAAGCAGCCGATGTGGTGTATCATATGCTCGTGCTCTTGAAGGCGACGGGCATTTCGCTGGAACAGGTGATGGACGAACTGGATAGCCGGTTCTCGCAAAGCGGTCTGGAAGAAAAGGCATCCCGCAATCCGGGTTGA
- the hslU gene encoding ATP-dependent protease ATPase subunit HslU, translated as MTDFSPREIVSELDRHIVGQQDAKRMVAIALRNRWRRKQLDADLRDEVMPKNILMIGPTGVGKTEIARRLAKLANAPFIKVEATKFTEVGYVGRDVEQIVRDLVEVGIGLARETRRKDVEANAQANAENRVLDALVGPNASKGTRDSFRAKLRSGELDDKEIELEVVDNSSGMPTMDIPGMPGSSVGMVNLSDMLGKALGGRTKTRRTTVRESHDILMPEESDKLIDQEQITSEAIEAVENNGIVFLDEIDKVTARADRQGADVSREGVQRDLLPLIEGTTVSTKHGPVKTDHILFIASGAFHVAKPSDLLPELQGRLPIRVELKALNRDDFVRILVEPEASLVKQYIALMATENLTLEVSDDGVEALADIAAEVNSSVENIGARRLQTIMERVLEEISYTATDRGGETVVLDRAFVEKNIGDLARDTDLSKFIL; from the coding sequence ATGACTGACTTCTCTCCACGCGAGATCGTATCGGAGCTTGACCGGCATATTGTCGGTCAGCAGGACGCAAAGCGCATGGTTGCCATCGCGTTGCGCAATCGCTGGCGCCGCAAGCAGCTAGATGCCGACCTGCGCGACGAAGTAATGCCGAAGAACATTCTGATGATCGGCCCTACCGGCGTCGGCAAGACCGAGATTGCAAGACGCCTGGCAAAGCTGGCCAATGCGCCGTTCATCAAGGTGGAGGCCACCAAGTTTACCGAAGTGGGCTATGTCGGCCGCGACGTTGAACAGATTGTCCGTGACCTTGTTGAAGTCGGCATCGGCCTTGCACGCGAAACACGGCGCAAGGATGTTGAGGCAAACGCCCAGGCCAACGCTGAAAACCGGGTGCTTGATGCACTGGTGGGACCGAATGCCTCAAAGGGCACGCGCGACAGTTTCCGGGCCAAACTGCGCAGCGGCGAGCTGGACGACAAGGAAATCGAGCTCGAGGTCGTCGACAACAGTTCCGGCATGCCGACAATGGACATCCCCGGCATGCCGGGTTCATCGGTCGGCATGGTCAATCTTTCCGACATGCTGGGCAAGGCACTGGGTGGACGGACCAAAACCCGGCGTACTACCGTACGTGAAAGCCATGACATCCTGATGCCGGAAGAATCCGACAAGCTCATTGACCAGGAGCAGATCACCAGTGAGGCCATCGAAGCCGTTGAGAACAACGGCATCGTGTTCCTGGACGAGATCGACAAGGTCACGGCCAGGGCAGACCGGCAGGGAGCGGATGTCAGTCGCGAAGGGGTGCAGCGCGATCTGCTGCCACTCATTGAAGGCACTACCGTCAGCACCAAGCACGGGCCGGTCAAGACCGACCATATCCTGTTCATCGCCTCAGGCGCGTTTCATGTCGCCAAGCCGTCTGACCTGCTGCCGGAACTGCAGGGCAGGCTGCCGATCCGGGTGGAACTGAAGGCGCTGAACCGCGATGATTTCGTGCGCATTCTGGTGGAACCCGAGGCTAGCCTGGTCAAACAGTACATTGCGCTGATGGCCACGGAAAACCTGACCCTGGAAGTCAGCGATGACGGGGTGGAGGCACTGGCCGACATCGCGGCGGAAGTAAACTCGTCAGTGGAAAACATCGGTGCACGCCGCCTGCAGACGATCATGGAACGGGTGCTTGAAGAGATAAGCTACACGGCCACCGACCGGGGTGGAGAGACCGTCGTTCTTGATCGCGCCTTTGTCGAAAAGAACATCGGCGATCTGGCCCGCGACACGGATTTGTCGAAGTTTATTCTCTAG
- the hisF gene encoding imidazole glycerol phosphate synthase subunit HisF, with the protein MLKARIIPCLDVKDGRVVKGVNFVDLRDAGDPVQIARAYDAAGADELCFLDITASHENRSIIFDVVRQTAEQCFMPLTVGGGVRTTDDIRKLLLAGADKVSINTAAVKDPDFVAEAARKFGSQCIVVAVDAKRVSADDEPLRWEIFTHGGREPTGIDAIEFCRKVVALGAGEILLTSMDRDGTGDGFDIELTRAVSRAVNVPVIASGGVGSLQHLVDGIKQAEASAVLAASIFHFGTHTISEAKQFMAQQGVPVRLA; encoded by the coding sequence ATGCTTAAGGCCCGCATTATCCCCTGCCTCGACGTGAAGGACGGCCGGGTTGTCAAAGGGGTCAATTTTGTCGATCTGCGCGATGCCGGCGATCCGGTGCAGATCGCCAGGGCCTACGACGCGGCCGGCGCCGATGAATTGTGTTTTCTGGACATCACCGCCAGCCATGAAAACCGGAGCATTATTTTTGATGTTGTGCGGCAGACCGCTGAACAGTGTTTCATGCCGCTGACCGTGGGCGGCGGTGTTCGTACAACCGATGACATCCGCAAACTGCTGCTGGCCGGCGCCGACAAGGTGTCGATCAACACCGCGGCGGTGAAGGATCCGGATTTTGTCGCCGAAGCAGCCCGCAAGTTCGGCTCGCAGTGCATTGTAGTGGCCGTTGATGCCAAACGGGTGAGCGCCGACGACGAACCGCTGCGCTGGGAAATCTTCACCCATGGCGGGCGCGAACCGACCGGCATCGATGCGATTGAGTTTTGCCGCAAAGTGGTCGCGCTGGGCGCCGGCGAGATCCTGCTGACCTCGATGGACCGGGACGGCACCGGTGACGGATTTGACATCGAACTCACCCGGGCCGTGTCGCGTGCCGTCAATGTGCCGGTTATCGCGTCCGGCGGTGTCGGATCCCTGCAGCATCTGGTTGACGGCATCAAGCAGGCCGAGGCCAGTGCCGTGCTTGCCGCCTCGATTTTTCATTTCGGAACCCACACGATTTCCGAAGCCAAGCAATTCATGGCACAACAGGGAGTGCCGGTGCGACTGGCATAG
- the hslV gene encoding ATP-dependent protease subunit HslV, giving the protein MTHNTDASLWHGTTIVTVRKGDLVVVAGDGQVSLSNTVIKSNARKVRPLGKGDVIAGFAGATADAMTLFERLEAKLEQYPNQLTRACVELAKDWRTDRYLRRLEAMMIVADRETSLVLTGTGDVLEPENGIIAIGSGGNYALAAARALADSDMDAEQIARRAMKIAADICVFTNENVTVETLGKDK; this is encoded by the coding sequence ATGACACATAACACTGATGCCAGCCTGTGGCATGGAACCACAATTGTTACCGTCCGCAAGGGCGATTTGGTGGTGGTTGCCGGCGACGGCCAGGTCAGCCTGTCCAACACGGTGATCAAGTCAAATGCCCGCAAGGTGCGGCCATTGGGCAAGGGAGACGTCATTGCCGGGTTTGCCGGTGCAACGGCCGATGCCATGACGTTGTTCGAACGGCTTGAGGCCAAACTCGAACAGTACCCCAACCAGTTGACCAGGGCGTGCGTGGAACTGGCCAAGGACTGGCGTACCGACAGGTATCTGCGCCGGCTGGAAGCCATGATGATCGTCGCTGACCGGGAAACCAGCCTGGTGCTCACCGGTACCGGCGACGTGCTTGAACCGGAAAACGGCATCATCGCTATCGGCTCCGGCGGCAATTATGCCCTGGCCGCCGCACGCGCGCTTGCAGACAGCGACATGGATGCCGAACAAATTGCCCGGCGGGCCATGAAAATTGCTGCCGATATTTGTGTTTTCACCAATGAAAACGTGACGGTCGAGACACTCGGCAAAGACAAGTAG
- the nth gene encoding endonuclease III — MARRKKLNAAEMEQVFQRFAEDNPDPVGELMSVNTFTFLVAVVLSAQATDEGVNKATRGLFQAADTPEKMLALGEDKVREHIRTIGLYRNKAKNVIALSRDLVEKHDSQVPDNREALEALPGVGRKTANVVLNNCFGQPTIAIDTHLFRLANRVGLAPGKTVLAVEQGLLKRVPKAYMLHAHHWLILHGRYICKARKPECERCLISDLCLFPGKSI; from the coding sequence ATGGCACGGCGCAAGAAACTCAATGCCGCAGAAATGGAGCAGGTATTCCAGCGGTTCGCCGAAGACAACCCGGATCCCGTGGGTGAACTGATGTCGGTCAACACCTTCACCTTCCTGGTGGCGGTGGTGCTGTCGGCACAAGCCACGGACGAGGGTGTCAACAAGGCCACCCGCGGCCTTTTCCAGGCTGCCGACACACCTGAAAAAATGCTGGCGCTTGGCGAAGACAAAGTGCGCGAGCACATTCGCACCATCGGGCTTTATCGAAACAAGGCAAAGAACGTCATCGCGCTGTCGCGCGACCTGGTGGAGAAGCATGACAGCCAGGTTCCGGATAACCGGGAAGCGCTGGAAGCCCTGCCCGGGGTCGGCAGAAAAACCGCCAACGTGGTTTTGAACAATTGTTTCGGACAACCCACCATCGCGATCGACACGCATTTGTTCAGGCTGGCCAACCGGGTCGGCCTGGCGCCGGGAAAGACAGTGCTTGCCGTTGAGCAGGGCCTGCTAAAGCGGGTGCCGAAAGCCTACATGCTGCATGCCCATCACTGGCTGATCCTGCATGGACGCTATATCTGCAAGGCGCGCAAACCTGAATGTGAGAGATGTCTGATTTCAGACCTCTGCCTGTTTCCGGGCAAGAGTATCTAG